The genomic stretch AACGGGATTGGCGATGGTTTTATCGGCAGCTTGTCCTTCTGTGGATGCGGCTTGTAAAATGTTCTTATGGACGGATATGTCGCGACAGATGTAGTGTAGGAGATATAAGTTGAATGTTTCTTGAGTAGGCCCGGATCTGTGGTTTGCGCTATTTGAAAGTCAGCAATAAGTTGATAGCAGGGTAGGGCTAGGGGCGCGCAGACCATCATCTGGCAGCTCACGGCGTTGAGGCTCCGTCTTCTCTGTAGAGAAGGCGCTGTCTGTGCCATGTCGCAACGATCCACTGCTGTCATAGCCTTCGTCTTCGGACGAGGTAAAGGTTCCAGCGGACGTTTTAGAGGATTTTCGACGAGCACCCCGGCGACAACGCTTGTTCCCCGAAGTCCGCCCAGAGCACTTGCGCCGTAGAATCAGGGATAAGAACCCACATCCAGCCATGACGATAAAGCAGATACTCAGCAATAAGGCTTTTGGTGAACTCAGAGATCCATCACGATCGAGGCTTTGGGAAAGGCGAgtgaaagaaagcaaggcaGTTGGGTTGGTGAAAACAGAGTAGATAGAGTCCCAGAAGCGTATGACAGCACTAATATCCGAAACGCCTAGACGGGAAGTCGTAGGGAGTGTTGGCGAATCAGTCAGCCCCATTGCGACAAGTCTTTAACTTATAACGATGCCGATCCGGACCAGTTTGAACAGCTCCCCCTTTCCGGACGACGTATTCATTCATTCAGCGTTTACCACGCCACAATGTTTAGCGCCAAACAGCTCACCCGGCCGATCCTTGTGGGATTATGGGGGATTCGTTCTGGAATGCAATTCGAATCTACACGAGATGGAACGGCGGAACCTCTTTGGTGGGTAGATCTGGGTTTAGCGCAAAAGTGAGGCAAATAAGCGGGTCAATCGAAGCAATTCACAGTCTCAGATGGTGAGACGAATCCAAATTACGGTTTGAATCTCTCAGAAGGCCTCTTTGAGGTAAGGGAGAGGCCGCGACCCGACGTTCTTAGTTTGTATCTAGAGTGCGCCCGCCGAGAGTAATCGGACCAATAGGTGACAAGCATGCAGCACGTTGGTCTTCAGTCTATCTTTGGGCGCTCCGGGGAAATTTTGGAGATCCACAGTTTGaggcaaagccaagaaaggagCGACTATTGATTCTCTGATAAGCTCCCAATGACGAGTTGACTCTATCCCAGGAGGCGGACAAGACAGTAGGCCCAGATACAGGCCACACGGATTAATGGTATGTTCCAGGAGACGAGGGGAAACGTGGGATATATGCTACGGCCATTGGAAGAATGGTCAGCTAGAACCAAGGTTACTTGCAAAGAATTCGCACCGACAGTACGAGCGGGTGCTTGGTACTTTGTGTGCAACAAACAAACATAGTGTCTTACCTGAGGGGATCAATGCGAAAAGGGTCCGGCCCTGTGAGATGTCGCTTCTCCCTGGTCACTTGTCAATGGTCAAAATAGGAATGCGACTCCTTGCTGAGGAAGTGTCGATGTTTAGCTCTGGTTCTCGTGGAGCTTGTTTGTTGGAGCGAAAAATACATTGTCGGCCTGTCAGAGGCTCGGAAGCAGCACCGTGGAGGATCGGCGGGGATGAGTCATCCGCCTTTGCCCACTCATGGCGTCAGCCTGCATCTCGTGGCTGCACTGACTCAGCAGGAACGTCATCCATCATGGAACATTGGAATGCCTGAGGTGCAGTCTATAGTCCTCTCTCCCTAAAATAGGACTCAATCCTCTGGAGATAATATAAAGAGATCGAGTTGGTCATCTTACAACTCTTCTGTTTATAGCGACGACCGATTGGCACATATCACGtttgattttctattttcgCCATTCGGTTCTGTATATAGGATGCCCTGGAACAGGCGTTTCCCATCAGCTCCTATTGGAGgttgtactgtgtatatcCCTGTGgtacatgatacatacatgcagACAAGTATTTGGGGGCATGGGTCTATGAAGAGTTAGGACCAGGAGTTACGTTTCATGTCAGCCATATTCAGCACGCAGTTTGGCTCTGGCATCTCAGTCATAACTCGATCGCCTAATGTTAGTATGATACCCCTGCTCATGCATGGACCCGTTTGACACATAATTATTGATCATGATGGCATGGTCAGCTCGTAAAGCAATCGTATGGAGTTTTTATTCATAATTATTACCATGTACCTAAGATTTCCTAGAAAAGGTCCGTCATTGCGCCGTGGGAAGCGTCACCAACCAGCCGAGCATACTTGGCCAGCACACCGCGTGTAACGTGCGGTGCGGGAGGTTGCCACTCTCTCAGCCGTTGCTggatttcttcatccgagACATCCATGCTAATTTCGTTGGTTTCCGCATTAATTGTGACCACGTCCCCATCGCGGACAACAGCGATTGGTCCTCCTACCGCGGCTTCGGGTACGATATGGCCGACGATGAACCCATGACTTGCCCCTGAGTATCTTCCATCAGTGATCAGTGCCACGTTGGTAAGCTTGGCTCCCATCAATGCCGCGCTGGCCTTGAGCTGTTCCGGCATTCCCGGTCCGCCCTTGGGGCCCTCATAACGGACGATGATCACTAAATTCTCATCTCGGGGTATTTTACCCTGGTTGAGTGCATCATTGAGTTGATACTCCTTATCAAACACTCGTGCCTTTCCTATAAATTTAGTGCCCTCCTTGCCGGTGATCTTGGCCACAGCGCCTCCGGGGGCTAGGTTTCCACGGAGGATCTGAAGGTGGCCAGTCGCCTTAATAGGGTTGTCCAAAGGACGAATAATAACCTGATCGTCCGGTAACGATGGGAATGATGCCACGTTCTCGGCCAGAGTCTTTCCGGTAACTGTTGGAATATCGCCATCAAGCAGGCCCCCTGCAATCAACAGCTTTTGGACAGACGGTACCCCGCCAATATCGTACAAGTCCGCCATGTAGTATTTTCCACTGGGGGAAAGGTCAGCAATGAATGGGATCTTGTTACTGACCCTTTGAATATCATCTAAAGTAAGTTCCACGCCAGCTGTCCGAGCCATGGCAAGGAAGTGGAGCACACCGTTGGTGCTTCCTCCAAGAGCCATCGTCATGACGAGGGCATTTTCGAATGACCGCTTAGTCAAAAGATCACGCGGTCttatattcttctccatgcAAACTTTAATCGCTTCCGCCACCTTGACACACTCTCGCATTTTTGATGGAGATGTAGCgggggtggaagaggagcCAGGCAAAGACAGACCCATCGACTCGATAGCTGTGGCCATTGTGTTCGCAGTGAACATGCCTCCACATGCGCCCGCGCTGGGACAGGCATGTCTttcaagatcatccatgatctcatccttggtCTTGCTGGTGTCTCCACCGTCGTCCGGTTGACGCAAAGTATCATATGAGTAAGCCCCAGCGGCTTCGAAGCAACTCGAAACGTTAATTGGCTTTCGTAGGAGGTTGGAATACCCAATCTGAATAGTCCCGCCGTAGATCATGATGGAGGGCCGGTTATGCCTGGCCATACCCATCACCACTCCAGGCATGTTCTTGTCGCATCCGGGGATGGCAATGCAGGCATCGTGGTACTGAGCACAAGTCACAGTCTCGACACTATCTGCAATGATCTCACGCGTTTGGAGAGAAAACCGCATGCCTGTTGTAGCGTCAGGTAAGTCTTCGATGGACCTTGTACGTAGTCTGCCAAGTCACTGACCTTCACTGCCCATGGTGATGGCATCTGAAACACCAATGGTGTTATATTGCCAACCAATCATGCCCTGGCCCTCGACGGCCTTCTTTACCGTCTTGCCCATATCCAGCAGGTGCATGTTACACGGATTTCCTTCCCACCACACAGATGCAACTCCTACCTGAGGACTCTTTGCCATAGCGTTTTGGTCGGGAACACCTGCTGCATAGAGCATTGCCTATTAGAGATGGAAGGTGCTGTCAGTACGATCAGGGTCAAAAACTCCAGTCGACGGAATTGCAAGGTAAACTACTTACCTTAGCGCCAGGGAAGTCATGGCCTCTAGTGATGGTTGCAGAGTAGCGATTCAGTGCAGGTGTTCCATCCTCATGCTTCGTCCCCTCTGGAAGACAGGGGAATTCGATGTATTTCGCTTCCCCAAAGGTTGCGGAGACGGCGGGGTTGGAGGGATCCATGGCGAACGCTGAACAGTTCCAATGGAGTTGCCGTTGGATACTTCAAGACAGCCAAATGACCCTATATCTTAGGTCGACAGTAGAGAGGGGCAATATAGCTTTATTAAGGATAAAGACGATAGAGCGATGTGCGGTGGAAGTGAGCCCCTCATCTCCCGGTTAATCGGAGTTGGTACGTGTCTCCGTAAAAGAGCATCGGCAACATGTCCGTTGCGGGGGATGTTGAATAATCGGAATTGATCCTATTAgttgttgtttctggggaGTATAATTCAATTGTAGGTTGTGATTTGACGAAAGTCTCGGGTATAAAGTGGGGAACTTCCAATTACCGGTGACGAAGCTGGGATGGATACATTTTTTGTGTATATGGATTACTGAATAGGTAGTAGTAGATTCTCAACTCGGCAAAAGCACCTCAAATTCAAGACCAGTGAGAATCGTACATATTTTGCAGACACGAACCAAGAAACCACAGTCTAAGGGATTCGTATATGTCGTTTGAACTTAAGGAAGTTAAGATACTAGTAGTGCTTTTAGTAAGTTCTAGATAGATAACCAAGAAAAGATGAGGGCCAGTGCAACTGGGTATCTTTGAAAAAAGCTGACTCctagtaataataataatttatcGTATAATATGCatgagaatgagatgatTGATGCCTTTCGCTTTCTGCTGAGCATGTTATTCAGCCACACTAATCTGATTCTCGGCCAATCGTAGACCACTGGCCAGAGTGTTGTAGCTCTTCATCTGAGATAGAGTCCTGCAGTGGGCCCGATTTCTCAACGGAACCATCCACCCCTTTCTCAGGCTCATCACGAGGGGCACCAGAATCATCGTCTACAGCAAAGCCAACAATTTTCCCTGAGCTTGACTGAGGTCGAGCCTCCTCAAGGACATCACCGTGCCAGGGTTTGCATTTCTTAACAATCTCACCGCAGCGTAGACAAATccaaccttctccttcctctccctcgaCCTTTTGCACTAAACAGACGAAGCAGTATACGCAGCCACATGGGATTGCCTCATAAGGATTTGTAATGTCCGTCTGCGCGGACCCGAGGATACCCCCAGAGGCCGCCGATGCAGCGATCACTTCGCTTTCTGTTGCGGACTCTGGATTACTCGCTTTGTAACATATTGCGCAGGTCCTTTCGGGAAGGAATGCTAACTCTCCTtgcttctcagcttcttcggagTCTCCATCACTTGATCTAATACTAGACATTGTTCTCCGCCACGCTCGGGATATCCATCGTCGCCATCTGCTGATTCCCACGAGAGGCAGCAGGAACAAAAGGAACTCCGTGAATGCGTGCCACACAAGTTGTCGATTCAAATATTCAAACGACACCTCGCGGCTTGCCTGTGCGGAGGGAGGAGTGAGGCGTATGCGAAGGATACGGTCGACTAATGTTCGGTATCGACCGTTAACTAAGAAtacaaggaaagagatgaaagcTGCGATCGAGTGTGTCGTGGAAATGAGATCTGTCATACGAGCCAGTATCCGCACTTCTCGGGACGGCTGCCAATATGAGCATAATTAATAACTGAAGGGTCGCCATCAGCACTCACCTCGTCATAGCCGCCTTCTTGGTTGATCAACCAGCTCTCCCATTTCTCCCAGGCGTAGCGACCACCAACTGTGAGTAGACCATACAAGGACTTCTGCCACTTTGTTGGGGCTGAGTGAATCGGGCCCTTGCTGCGAGTGTCTACGTATTTCAAATTTTGTAAGGCCGCTCCATAAGATGCGTTGTGGTCCCAAATCGAGAGCTTGAATAAGATTGCACGTAGAGCAAATTGGATTTCGTGGGACCAGTCCTCACGGGCTTGGGGCTACAATATCAGAGCATTAGTGGACATCATACAATACAATGTTGGAAACAGATGAGAACTACCTACCCCGAAATACTTCAAAGCATTCCCGACTTGCCCTTTCAGTAACCCTAACAGTTCCTCATCCAAGAGTTCAGCATCGACCTGTCCAACACGGAAAGCAGGCCTATTGCCCTCGCGACCTTTTATCGTATTCCAGAATGAGAGACCTGAGACAGGTAATCTATTCAAAGGATAAGGGAGTCTCTGGAACGCAGGATGGTTAACCGGCGACGTCCGCTGCTGTTCCGCAAATCTAGCGCGAGCTTCGGCTTC from Aspergillus oryzae RIB40 DNA, chromosome 1 encodes the following:
- the ilv3B gene encoding putative mitochondrial dihydroxy acid dehydratase (dihydroxy-acid dehydratase), whose amino-acid sequence is MDPSNPAVSATFGEAKYIEFPCLPEGTKHEDGTPALNRYSATITRGHDFPGAKAMLYAAGVPDQNAMAKSPQVGVASVWWEGNPCNMHLLDMGKTVKKAVEGQGMIGWQYNTIGVSDAITMGSEGMRFSLQTREIIADSVETVTCAQYHDACIAIPGCDKNMPGVVMGMARHNRPSIMIYGGTIQIGYSNLLRKPINVSSCFEAAGAYSYDTLRQPDDGGDTSKTKDEIMDDLERHACPSAGACGGMFTANTMATAIESMGLSLPGSSSTPATSPSKMRECVKVAEAIKVCMEKNIRPRDLLTKRSFENALVMTMALGGSTNGVLHFLAMARTAGVELTLDDIQRVSNKIPFIADLSPSGKYYMADLYDIGGVPSVQKLLIAGGLLDGDIPTVTGKTLAENVASFPSLPDDQVIIRPLDNPIKATGHLQILRGNLAPGGAVAKITGKEGTKFIGKARVFDKEYQLNDALNQGKIPRDENLVIIVRYEGPKGGPGMPEQLKASAALMGAKLTNVALITDGRYSGASHGFIVGHIVPEAAVGGPIAVVRDGDVVTINAETNEISMDVSDEEIQQRLREWQPPAPHVTRGVLAKYARLVGDASHGAMTDLF
- a CDS encoding pex2/pex10/pex12 family protein (predicted E3 ubiquitin ligase) produces the protein MAVDIKVQSGEPTDRIGLRNTAGRFPLKLLTPSFTKRFISIKHHDYTMSSTNFAAAQERVLERRRLREAEARARFAEQQRTSPVNHPAFQRLPYPLNRLPVSGLSFWNTIKGREGNRPAFRVGQVDAELLDEELLGLLKGQVGNALKYFGPQAREDWSHEIQFALRAILFKLSIWDHNASYGAALQNLKYVDTRSKGPIHSAPTKWQKSLYGLLTVGGRYAWEKWESWLINQEGGYDEPSREVRILARMTDLISTTHSIAAFISFLVFLVNGRYRTLVDRILRIRLTPPSAQASREVSFEYLNRQLVWHAFTEFLLFLLPLVGISRWRRWISRAWRRTMSSIRSSDGDSEEAEKQGELAFLPERTCAICYKASNPESATESEVIAASAASGGILGSAQTDITNPYEAIPCGCVYCFVCLVQKVEGEEGEGWICLRCGEIVKKCKPWHGDVLEEARPQSSSGKIVGFAVDDDSGAPRDEPEKGVDGSVEKSGPLQDSISDEELQHSGQWSTIGRESD